In the Halodesulfovibrio sp. MK-HDV genome, one interval contains:
- a CDS encoding permease, giving the protein MFTLFLYALAIVALAASYTRDKKKTRMALKKAWKSFENILPQFLSILIIIGLSLAFLDTEVITRLIGDDSGIGGLLIAGVLGSIAFMPAFVAYPLAASLLQAGAGYAQITLFITTLMMVGIITLPLEIQYFGKDVAIKRTLLGLFHSIICALIMGAVM; this is encoded by the coding sequence ATGTTCACACTTTTCTTATATGCACTTGCGATTGTAGCCCTTGCCGCTTCATATACGCGGGACAAGAAAAAGACACGAATGGCGCTTAAAAAAGCGTGGAAGTCTTTTGAAAACATCCTGCCTCAATTTCTCTCTATTCTGATTATCATCGGGCTTTCTCTGGCGTTTCTCGATACGGAAGTCATTACCAGACTTATTGGTGACGACTCAGGCATAGGTGGCTTACTCATTGCCGGTGTCCTCGGCTCTATCGCATTCATGCCCGCATTTGTTGCGTATCCTCTTGCGGCATCGCTATTGCAAGCCGGAGCTGGCTACGCTCAAATCACCCTGTTTATAACGACGCTTATGATGGTGGGCATAATCACTCTGCCGTTGGAGATTCAATATTTCGGTAAAGATGTTGCCATTAAACGAACGTTGCTTGGCCTATTTCATTCCATCATATGTGCACTCATAATGGGAGCGGTAATGTAA